The following are from one region of the Paenibacillus sp. JZ16 genome:
- a CDS encoding GH39 family glycosyl hydrolase has translation MMRYLYEFIEHQEDMPFKLFVNSVKQVPFHWHKEVEIVYVLQGSVIMHLDQKEYTLHQDDVIVVNSMSIHKFEQNNHDNILLTLQFGPEWLHNNVFISCNSATEAEPIGFRFDTIKQELAKMVWEMNKKSPGYRSFTVGRLHTLCGHLLRYFAEGINPEAEDGGKSYDYKRLNRVLTYIDQNYKEKITLQTMAEQEHLSLHYFSHFFTDKIGIPFQKYLTLIRLEKAQSELSGTEKSITEIAMDCGFANVKLFNKYFKEKYGCTPGSYREAAASLQDKPNRKPLTYEESSSGDYYELDTINAMGALYRYLEEKSVQEQDRANPLTAVVTDHVQFQIQPGMSSAWYKKHWNVTTTAGRAIEGLRDDWRRQLAELKGRIPFEYIRFHGIFNDEMMVYNEEDDGTPIYNWAYVDKLYDFLIGLGIRPFVELGFMPTLLSRSNETVFWWKGNISPPADQAKWEALVRAFVRHCLNRYGAREVKQWYFEVWNEPDLSGVCWAGSKEEYFSFYESTVRVIKSVLPELKTGGPALGYGSIWNDSWAEEFMAYCNKRQVPLDFFSFHIYSEYPQLKAEQNILTKMMPPTFYKESIRRLQDKMALASFRDMELHITEWNFSLYDRHLLHDTMFMAPFVMYHAMNTLGDVKAMAFWCFTDVFEESLVPFSPFYGGFGLMNRDGLKKPSYYAFELLQRLGEEITVKGDGYVGTQNQDGSMQLLLYHYVHMDHMFSSGDWSEMSNLNRYGVFEEKGSKVFQVNIPHLSGAYKCTTYQMDREHGSVFDEWVRMGAPEILTEEELAYLRGRSGPVIRTEILENQGWYKELILPPHGVLLLTLEKQF, from the coding sequence ATGATGCGTTACCTATATGAATTTATCGAGCACCAAGAGGATATGCCTTTTAAGCTGTTTGTCAACAGCGTGAAGCAGGTTCCATTTCACTGGCATAAAGAGGTGGAGATTGTCTATGTGCTCCAAGGTTCGGTTATCATGCATCTTGATCAGAAGGAGTATACCCTGCATCAGGACGATGTCATTGTGGTGAATAGCATGTCGATCCATAAGTTTGAGCAGAATAACCATGACAATATATTATTAACGCTTCAGTTTGGCCCGGAATGGCTGCATAATAACGTTTTTATTTCTTGCAACTCAGCGACTGAGGCTGAGCCGATCGGCTTCCGATTTGACACGATTAAGCAAGAGCTTGCCAAGATGGTATGGGAAATGAACAAGAAGTCTCCAGGCTATCGAAGCTTTACCGTGGGAAGGTTGCATACATTATGTGGTCATTTATTGCGATATTTTGCGGAAGGAATCAACCCGGAAGCTGAAGATGGCGGCAAGAGCTATGACTATAAAAGGTTGAATCGGGTTCTTACCTATATCGATCAAAATTACAAAGAGAAAATAACGCTGCAGACGATGGCCGAACAGGAGCACTTAAGTTTGCATTATTTTTCTCACTTTTTCACCGATAAAATCGGTATTCCTTTCCAAAAGTATTTAACGCTGATCCGTTTGGAGAAAGCCCAGTCGGAGTTATCGGGAACTGAGAAGAGCATTACCGAAATTGCCATGGATTGCGGTTTTGCGAATGTAAAGTTGTTCAATAAGTACTTCAAAGAAAAGTACGGCTGCACACCAGGATCGTATCGTGAAGCCGCTGCCTCGCTTCAGGATAAGCCTAATCGAAAACCGCTTACATATGAAGAGTCCTCGAGTGGTGACTATTATGAATTAGATACGATCAATGCGATGGGGGCGTTATATCGATATCTGGAAGAGAAGTCGGTTCAGGAACAGGATAGGGCAAACCCGTTAACGGCGGTTGTTACGGATCATGTGCAATTTCAGATTCAGCCGGGAATGTCGTCAGCATGGTACAAAAAGCACTGGAACGTTACCACAACAGCGGGCAGGGCAATTGAAGGACTGCGCGATGACTGGCGTCGGCAGCTCGCCGAGCTTAAAGGACGAATTCCTTTTGAATACATACGTTTCCATGGCATCTTTAATGATGAGATGATGGTATATAACGAAGAGGATGACGGTACTCCCATCTATAACTGGGCATATGTTGACAAGCTGTATGACTTTCTTATTGGGCTGGGCATCAGGCCGTTCGTGGAGCTTGGTTTCATGCCGACCCTGCTTAGCCGTTCCAACGAAACGGTATTCTGGTGGAAAGGGAATATCTCCCCTCCAGCCGATCAGGCAAAATGGGAGGCGCTTGTTCGTGCGTTCGTTCGGCATTGCTTAAATCGCTATGGGGCTCGGGAAGTAAAACAATGGTACTTTGAAGTCTGGAATGAACCGGATTTATCAGGCGTTTGCTGGGCAGGTAGCAAAGAGGAATACTTCTCTTTTTATGAATCTACCGTTCGAGTGATCAAGTCGGTCCTTCCCGAACTAAAAACAGGAGGCCCTGCTTTAGGTTATGGTTCGATATGGAACGACAGCTGGGCCGAGGAATTTATGGCATATTGCAATAAACGTCAGGTGCCCCTCGACTTCTTTTCCTTTCATATCTATTCGGAATATCCTCAGCTTAAAGCAGAGCAGAACATATTAACGAAGATGATGCCACCAACCTTTTATAAGGAGAGTATCCGTCGATTGCAGGACAAAATGGCGCTTGCGTCTTTCCGCGATATGGAGCTGCATATTACCGAATGGAACTTTTCGCTCTATGACCGGCATCTGCTGCACGATACCATGTTTATGGCCCCGTTTGTGATGTATCATGCGATGAATACATTGGGAGACGTAAAGGCCATGGCTTTCTGGTGTTTTACGGATGTGTTTGAGGAAAGTCTTGTTCCCTTCTCTCCGTTTTACGGAGGTTTTGGTTTAATGAATCGGGATGGCCTTAAGAAGCCGAGCTATTACGCCTTTGAGCTTCTTCAGAGGCTGGGTGAAGAGATCACCGTTAAGGGTGATGGTTATGTGGGCACTCAGAATCAAGATGGGAGCATGCAGCTTCTGCTGTATCATTACGTCCATATGGATCATATGTTTTCAAGCGGGGACTGGTCGGAGATGTCCAATCTTAACCGTTACGGCGTGTTCGAAGAGAAGGGAAGCAAGGTGTTCCAAGTCAACATTCCTCATCTTTCAGGAGCCTATAAATGCACAACTTATCAGATGGACCGGGAACATGGCTCCGTTTTTGACGAGTGGGTTCGCATGGGGGCACCCGAAATCTTGACGGAGGAGGAACTTGCGTATCTTCGCGGAAGAAGCGGCCCGGTCATCCGGACAGAGATATTAGAGAATCAGGGGTGGTATAAAGAGCTCATTCTTCCACCTCATGGTGTCCTATTGCTCACTTTAGAGAAACAGTTTTAA
- a CDS encoding PTS sugar transporter subunit IIC: MKRFMKWMTESFAPRLDAITNNIWIASIQEAIMVAIPMIFIGSIITLISILQDFIPGMPDLTPITTFSFGLLGLFIAFLTPYTVMEKKERHKIKLLAGMTGISLFLMLLNPVVNEDGTVQFVLERFGPAGMVTALIVGVFIAVIMNVCGKFSFFKKGSSMPEFIMDWFDFLVPIAVIMGLGWVLVYQLHFDIFGLIVSVFEPINAMGQSLFGFVLFNFIGVVLYSFGVSPWVLMPIWYAIWIPAIEENAALVAQGLDPVNINTFETFFSGWLGIGGMGATLPLVIWFLFARSKKLKTIGKATLIPSLFNINEPVVYGAPVAFNPLLMVPMWINALITPIIVYLALDMGFAQIPSKIFQLWYTPIGVSTYLMSGFNGLILLAVVLLIVFAVWFPFFKLYDAQELKKERELQEEA; encoded by the coding sequence ATGAAGCGTTTCATGAAATGGATGACGGAATCCTTTGCGCCAAGATTGGATGCGATTACAAATAACATTTGGATAGCATCGATTCAAGAAGCCATTATGGTCGCCATCCCGATGATCTTTATTGGTTCCATTATTACTTTGATTTCAATTTTGCAAGACTTCATTCCTGGAATGCCGGATTTAACGCCAATTACAACATTCAGCTTCGGTCTTCTCGGTTTGTTTATTGCATTTCTAACGCCGTATACGGTCATGGAGAAAAAGGAGAGACACAAGATCAAGCTGCTGGCGGGAATGACCGGCATATCCTTATTCCTCATGCTGCTTAATCCCGTCGTAAACGAGGACGGAACCGTTCAGTTCGTTCTTGAGCGTTTCGGTCCTGCGGGCATGGTAACGGCACTTATTGTCGGCGTGTTCATCGCCGTCATCATGAATGTCTGCGGTAAGTTCTCATTCTTTAAAAAAGGGTCTTCCATGCCAGAGTTTATTATGGATTGGTTTGACTTCCTAGTTCCGATTGCCGTGATCATGGGTTTAGGCTGGGTTCTTGTGTATCAGCTCCATTTTGATATCTTTGGACTGATTGTGAGCGTATTTGAGCCTATTAATGCAATGGGGCAAAGTTTGTTCGGGTTTGTTCTGTTCAACTTTATTGGAGTTGTGCTGTACTCCTTCGGAGTCAGCCCATGGGTTCTAATGCCCATCTGGTATGCTATATGGATTCCGGCAATTGAAGAAAATGCCGCATTGGTGGCGCAGGGACTGGATCCCGTCAACATAAATACCTTTGAAACTTTCTTCTCCGGATGGCTTGGAATCGGAGGGATGGGTGCAACCTTACCGCTTGTGATCTGGTTCCTGTTTGCCAGATCCAAGAAACTGAAAACCATTGGTAAAGCAACTTTGATACCTTCTCTATTTAATATTAACGAGCCTGTAGTGTATGGAGCGCCAGTTGCTTTCAATCCGCTGTTGATGGTGCCTATGTGGATCAATGCTCTTATTACACCCATCATCGTCTACCTAGCTCTTGATATGGGGTTTGCACAAATTCCGAGTAAAATCTTCCAGCTGTGGTATACGCCGATCGGTGTATCGACTTACCTCATGTCCGGATTCAATGGACTTATTCTGCTCGCCGTTGTCCTGCTGATTGTGTTCGCCGTATGGTTTCCGTTTTTTAAACTGTACGATGCGCAGGAATTGAAGAAAGAGCGGGAGTTACAAGAAGAAGCTTGA
- a CDS encoding dihydrodipicolinate synthase family protein translates to MYQIITDGNWPVMLTPFTEQNEVDYEALERLIDWYIERGADGLFAVCQSSEMYTLTLKERVLIAAFVKAKAAGRVPVIASGHVSDAFDDQVAELNAIAETGVDAVVLITNRLAAAEESDDVWLANLDKLLARIPEHVPLGLYECPVPYRRLLTPEMLKTCSDTGRFRFIKDVSCDLQLIGDKLEAVQGGSLKIFNANTATLLDSYRLGAFGFSGVMANFHPELYTWLFRNWESQPEAAGELSDFLSVSSFLERQLYPVNAKYYLMLEGVLTNYRCRSKNHEEFSATNRLEVEQLYRVSKQYARKYPVFA, encoded by the coding sequence ATGTATCAGATCATTACCGACGGCAACTGGCCGGTTATGCTAACGCCGTTTACGGAGCAGAACGAAGTGGATTACGAGGCCTTGGAGCGGCTTATCGACTGGTATATCGAGCGGGGGGCCGACGGCCTGTTTGCCGTATGTCAATCCAGCGAAATGTATACATTGACCCTGAAGGAGCGCGTTTTGATCGCCGCCTTCGTCAAAGCGAAGGCGGCCGGCAGGGTACCGGTCATTGCATCGGGTCATGTATCGGATGCGTTTGATGATCAAGTAGCGGAGCTGAACGCAATCGCGGAAACCGGCGTCGACGCCGTGGTCCTAATCACGAACCGGCTCGCCGCTGCTGAGGAATCCGATGATGTGTGGCTGGCGAATCTCGATAAGCTGCTCGCGCGCATTCCGGAACACGTACCTCTCGGATTGTATGAGTGTCCAGTCCCGTATAGGCGCCTTCTGACACCCGAAATGCTGAAGACATGCTCGGATACCGGACGCTTTCGGTTTATCAAGGACGTGAGCTGCGACCTGCAGCTGATCGGGGATAAACTCGAGGCGGTCCAAGGCGGGAGTCTGAAAATCTTCAACGCCAACACGGCGACGCTTCTGGACAGCTACCGGCTCGGCGCTTTCGGCTTCAGCGGCGTAATGGCCAACTTCCACCCTGAGTTGTATACGTGGCTGTTCCGAAATTGGGAAAGTCAACCGGAAGCGGCAGGGGAACTGTCCGATTTTCTAAGTGTGTCGTCATTTCTTGAAAGGCAGCTCTACCCGGTGAACGCCAAGTATTATCTCATGCTGGAGGGCGTACTGACGAACTATCGCTGCCGTTCGAAAAATCATGAGGAGTTCAGTGCCACCAACCGGTTGGAGGTCGAGCAATTGTACCGGGTGTCCAAACAATATGCCCGGAAGTATCCCGTTTTTGCCTAA
- the nagA gene encoding N-acetylglucosamine-6-phosphate deacetylase, with product MNNKIIRHVKVHLPHQILPSATVWISNGKLKRIEPSQVLDKIESDAELIDGNGMWLIPGMIDVHIHGANGYDMMDGTEDSIQEVSRACAATGCTSFLATSVSSTIEDLLNMIRSVKSVIGREQGARIAGIHLEGPYLNPKRKGMQNEKYLRHPNLEEMKCVFQEAGSLIKMVTIAPELPGGLELISFLKEQGVVIAVAHSDATYEEAKLAFAAGASHVTHCFNGMRPIHHRDPGLIVAAFEEPHVSLQAIVDQVHLHPAIVRLMHRLKGPEGMVLITDALQAMGLGDGNYIFGGHHVTVSEGIARLADGTLASSTVTMNEALRLTEANGISMEDAVHMASTTPARILGLSHKGKIEVGYDADLVLMDERYQVQWTMIEGKLFC from the coding sequence ATGAATAACAAAATCATTCGACATGTCAAAGTCCACCTACCTCATCAAATACTTCCTTCTGCAACGGTCTGGATTTCAAACGGAAAGCTGAAGAGAATAGAACCGTCGCAAGTACTTGATAAAATCGAAAGTGATGCTGAACTGATTGATGGGAATGGAATGTGGCTCATACCAGGAATGATCGATGTTCATATTCATGGGGCCAATGGCTATGACATGATGGATGGAACCGAGGACAGCATTCAAGAAGTATCACGCGCTTGCGCGGCAACCGGATGCACCTCATTTCTGGCGACTTCTGTGAGTTCGACGATAGAGGACCTGCTGAACATGATTCGCAGTGTCAAATCTGTAATCGGACGAGAACAAGGGGCAAGGATCGCCGGCATTCATCTGGAAGGACCCTATTTGAATCCGAAGCGTAAAGGGATGCAAAATGAGAAATATCTTCGCCACCCGAATCTGGAAGAAATGAAGTGTGTTTTTCAGGAAGCGGGATCGCTCATTAAAATGGTAACGATCGCACCCGAATTGCCTGGAGGCTTGGAGCTCATATCCTTTCTGAAAGAGCAGGGTGTTGTGATTGCCGTGGCTCATTCCGATGCCACCTACGAGGAAGCGAAGCTGGCTTTTGCAGCCGGTGCGAGTCATGTAACCCATTGTTTTAACGGCATGAGACCGATTCACCATCGAGATCCCGGACTGATTGTAGCCGCGTTCGAAGAACCGCATGTAAGCCTGCAAGCGATTGTTGATCAAGTCCATCTACATCCAGCCATCGTCAGATTAATGCATCGTCTCAAAGGGCCCGAAGGCATGGTGCTTATTACCGATGCACTTCAGGCGATGGGATTAGGCGATGGTAATTACATATTTGGTGGTCATCACGTCACCGTATCCGAGGGGATTGCAAGGCTTGCGGATGGTACGTTAGCATCGAGTACCGTGACTATGAATGAAGCGTTACGTCTGACCGAAGCTAACGGAATTTCAATGGAGGATGCCGTGCACATGGCTTCAACAACGCCGGCCCGTATTCTAGGTTTATCTCACAAAGGAAAAATCGAGGTAGGATACGATGCGGATCTCGTGCTGATGGATGAAAGGTATCAAGTGCAATGGACGATGATTGAGGGTAAACTTTTTTGTTAG
- a CDS encoding carbohydrate ABC transporter permease, with translation MKNSLGKQITVYSTLALLLIFALFPLYWMVITSFKSNGEIYSMRPSFWPKEFLGTAYDKLINEKGFMTNIKNSLFVSLIVSLFSITVSMLAAYAISKLKFRGRSFISKSILYAYLMPRAVLFIPLYMLVTAIGINNSIYGLMLIYPTITIPYATWMLISYFKSIPDEIEEAAMIDGCSRIRTMTHIIFPLSAPGIAATFIFSFTLCWSEYLYALVVVTKGADKTITLGLSDMIVGDVFAWGPLMGGSIIASIPVIVMYLFTSKYMVSGMTVGGVK, from the coding sequence ATGAAGAATTCGCTCGGCAAACAAATTACGGTATACTCGACGCTCGCGCTGCTGCTAATATTCGCGCTCTTTCCCTTATATTGGATGGTGATTACCTCCTTCAAATCCAACGGGGAGATTTATTCCATGAGGCCTTCGTTTTGGCCGAAGGAATTTCTCGGCACTGCCTACGATAAGCTGATCAACGAAAAGGGCTTCATGACGAATATCAAAAACAGCTTGTTCGTCTCATTGATCGTATCCTTGTTCTCGATCACGGTCAGCATGCTGGCAGCGTATGCGATCTCCAAGCTCAAGTTTAGGGGGAGAAGCTTCATCTCCAAGAGCATTCTCTATGCATACCTGATGCCGAGAGCCGTTCTGTTTATCCCGCTGTACATGCTGGTGACGGCAATCGGCATTAACAATTCCATTTACGGCCTCATGCTGATTTATCCGACGATCACGATTCCGTATGCTACGTGGATGCTCATTTCCTATTTCAAATCCATCCCGGATGAAATCGAGGAAGCAGCCATGATCGATGGATGTTCGCGAATCCGTACGATGACCCACATCATTTTTCCATTATCAGCGCCAGGCATTGCGGCTACCTTCATTTTTTCGTTCACTTTATGCTGGAGCGAATATTTGTACGCTTTGGTCGTTGTCACTAAAGGCGCAGACAAGACGATCACGCTGGGACTGTCGGATATGATTGTCGGCGACGTATTCGCATGGGGACCCCTGATGGGCGGCTCCATCATTGCATCAATTCCGGTCATCGTAATGTATTTGTTCACATCGAAATATATGGTAAGCGGAATGACGGTAGGAGGTGTTAAATAA
- a CDS encoding DeoR/GlpR family DNA-binding transcription regulator, with the protein MFQEERLVKILDYLKQHKTMSVGEICSFFQVSRDTARRDIVRLVQEGVVVRTHGGVALPELQKELTSYQERLIDEPTSKNVIGEHGAKLIRDHETVFLDVSTTVQFVAEHIQAKQITAVTHSIDHVGILSKREDLSIYVLGGYLHTHNRLLYGPSVIDKISEIRADKAFIGATAIQPDGIYYPYEEDVRVKREMARRSDQVILVADHTKFAVKSRFKLDFDHVDIIVTDQSIPIDIQEIIDNKNITLIECQTHNQ; encoded by the coding sequence ATGTTCCAAGAGGAACGATTAGTAAAAATTCTCGATTATTTAAAACAACATAAAACGATGAGTGTAGGAGAGATATGCTCGTTCTTTCAAGTGTCGCGGGATACCGCGCGCAGGGACATTGTCAGATTAGTTCAAGAAGGAGTAGTTGTTCGAACGCACGGAGGGGTAGCCTTGCCTGAACTGCAAAAGGAACTGACTTCTTACCAGGAACGGCTTATAGATGAGCCGACGAGCAAGAACGTGATCGGCGAGCATGGCGCTAAACTGATTCGGGACCACGAAACGGTCTTCTTGGACGTATCTACGACCGTACAATTCGTTGCGGAACATATTCAAGCGAAACAGATAACAGCGGTTACGCATTCCATCGATCATGTAGGGATACTCTCCAAAAGAGAAGATCTGAGCATCTACGTGCTCGGCGGTTATCTGCATACCCATAATCGATTATTATACGGTCCTTCCGTCATCGATAAAATCAGTGAAATCCGTGCCGACAAGGCGTTCATCGGCGCGACGGCAATCCAGCCAGACGGAATCTATTATCCATATGAAGAAGATGTCCGGGTGAAAAGGGAAATGGCTCGGCGCTCAGATCAGGTCATACTTGTTGCGGATCATACCAAATTCGCGGTGAAATCGAGGTTCAAGTTAGACTTTGATCATGTGGATATTATTGTAACCGATCAATCGATTCCCATTGACATACAAGAAATAATAGACAACAAAAATATTACGCTTATAGAATGTCAAACTCATAACCAATAG
- a CDS encoding phosphoglycerate dehydrogenase — protein sequence MKAKRVLVTATNYSKLCADAKRLLESYGCEIIENHFGRPLTFEELKEVVGSVDGVIAGVDTWNEAVFKLAPQLQGIARFGVGVDNIDLEAARKYGIRVTNVPRGNANAVAELTIGLMISVRRHIPALDRSTKNGGWERFVGSELAGGTIGLLGFGNIAQLTAKKLKGFDVEIIAYDKYPETAKASEYGVTMTTFEHVLAHSDIVSMHLPSLKETRHIMNDKAFERMKSSAIFINTARGAVVDEQALSRALSSGVIAGAAIDVYESEPVSADHPILQSRNLIATPHTAAETLETYTRVSMITAQALLDIFEGREPQNILTAKE from the coding sequence ATGAAGGCGAAAAGGGTATTAGTAACGGCTACGAATTATTCCAAACTGTGTGCGGATGCGAAACGGCTGCTCGAGAGCTATGGATGCGAGATTATCGAGAATCATTTCGGACGTCCGCTGACGTTCGAGGAGCTGAAAGAAGTGGTAGGATCGGTCGACGGCGTCATTGCCGGCGTGGACACATGGAATGAGGCGGTATTCAAGCTTGCGCCGCAGCTTCAAGGCATTGCCCGTTTCGGCGTCGGCGTGGACAATATCGATTTGGAGGCTGCAAGGAAATATGGAATACGAGTGACCAATGTACCAAGGGGCAATGCCAATGCGGTGGCCGAGCTGACGATCGGATTGATGATCTCGGTCCGCCGGCACATTCCGGCGCTGGATCGTTCGACGAAGAACGGCGGATGGGAGCGCTTTGTCGGATCCGAGCTTGCAGGGGGAACGATCGGCCTTCTAGGGTTCGGTAATATCGCCCAGCTCACCGCGAAGAAGTTGAAGGGTTTTGATGTCGAGATTATCGCTTATGATAAGTATCCAGAGACAGCCAAAGCGTCGGAATACGGCGTAACAATGACAACCTTCGAGCATGTGCTGGCGCATAGCGACATCGTTAGTATGCATCTACCCAGCCTGAAAGAGACGCGCCATATTATGAATGACAAGGCTTTTGAGAGGATGAAATCATCCGCCATTTTCATTAACACCGCGAGAGGAGCCGTCGTCGATGAACAGGCACTGTCGCGGGCGCTTTCTTCCGGAGTCATCGCTGGAGCGGCAATCGATGTCTACGAGTCCGAGCCCGTATCCGCCGACCATCCGATCCTGCAGAGCAGGAACCTGATTGCGACGCCGCACACCGCAGCCGAAACTTTAGAGACGTATACGCGGGTCAGCATGATAACCGCTCAGGCATTGCTGGATATATTCGAAGGAAGGGAACCGCAAAATATACTCACAGCAAAAGAATAA
- a CDS encoding AraC family transcriptional regulator has product MEWLDRMSNAMEYVETHLSDTIDYDIVARIACCSTYHFQRMFPFITNVSLSEYIRRRRLTLSAFELQQNGTKVIDIALKYGYESPEAFSRAFKKMHGVMPMSARDKGVTLKAYPRLSFHISIRGDVEMNYRMEEKQAFEMFGVTTVVNNDGDHPFIDIPAFWTTCVADGTVDRIRTAAGLGENAQIHGMLYNKQGVEFSYMIGYFMPQNGMPEGFERLSIPPQTYAIFSTGLYPDGQSGIHALWKRIWAEWFPTCHYEPANGPEFEMTYDRDNSMYEMEVWIPVVKKPGS; this is encoded by the coding sequence ATGGAATGGCTGGATCGTATGAGCAACGCTATGGAATATGTAGAAACACACCTGTCTGATACGATTGATTACGATATCGTAGCTAGAATTGCCTGCTGCTCAACATACCATTTTCAACGAATGTTTCCGTTCATAACGAATGTGTCGCTTTCAGAGTATATTAGGCGCAGGCGGCTGACCCTTTCCGCATTTGAACTGCAGCAGAACGGTACAAAGGTCATCGATATTGCTTTAAAGTATGGTTACGAATCGCCTGAGGCATTTTCTAGAGCGTTTAAAAAAATGCACGGTGTGATGCCAATGTCAGCGCGCGACAAAGGCGTTACTCTGAAGGCTTATCCTCGGTTATCCTTTCATATTTCGATTCGAGGAGATGTTGAGATGAATTACAGAATGGAGGAGAAACAAGCTTTTGAGATGTTCGGTGTAACGACTGTTGTCAATAACGATGGCGATCATCCATTTATTGATATACCCGCTTTTTGGACTACGTGTGTAGCCGACGGTACCGTTGATCGAATCCGTACAGCTGCAGGTTTGGGGGAAAATGCTCAGATCCATGGGATGCTATACAACAAGCAAGGTGTGGAATTTTCCTACATGATCGGTTACTTTATGCCCCAGAACGGCATGCCCGAAGGGTTTGAAAGGCTCTCTATCCCACCTCAAACCTACGCGATATTCTCAACCGGCCTCTACCCCGACGGGCAAAGCGGGATCCATGCATTGTGGAAGCGCATCTGGGCAGAGTGGTTTCCCACCTGCCATTACGAACCGGCAAATGGTCCTGAGTTTGAAATGACTTACGATAGAGACAACAGCATGTATGAAATGGAAGTTTGGATCCCTGTCGTTAAGAAGCCTGGATCTTAG
- a CDS encoding CD3324 family protein gives MNYENASDIIPENLLKEIQKYAAGKLLYIPTGEEKRGWGEKSGYRNQLQRRNIMIRNKYANGVTVSELADEYFLSLDSIKKIIYSKKDDRQFTYAPTVRSAVQYANIGMLEEWIYCYMLHTQNAVPDLHDFMSKECLYFGVVKFPLRLIELDGSMPGNDGTDEDPPLLIQYKEGKFYCIEQKNVLAALKQRKVNAYPTIIILKETSDYKRFMRYYENVLFYINHA, from the coding sequence ATGAATTATGAAAATGCCAGCGATATCATACCTGAGAATTTATTGAAAGAAATTCAGAAATACGCTGCAGGAAAACTTCTTTATATCCCTACTGGAGAGGAAAAAAGGGGCTGGGGGGAGAAGTCGGGTTACCGAAATCAATTACAGAGGCGTAACATTATGATTCGCAACAAGTATGCCAATGGGGTAACGGTTTCGGAACTTGCGGACGAGTACTTTTTATCTTTGGATTCCATAAAGAAAATCATTTATTCGAAGAAAGATGACCGACAATTCACTTATGCTCCAACTGTGCGATCCGCTGTACAGTATGCGAATATCGGAATGCTCGAAGAATGGATTTATTGTTATATGCTCCATACCCAAAATGCAGTTCCTGATTTACATGATTTTATGAGTAAAGAGTGTTTGTACTTCGGTGTAGTTAAGTTTCCCTTGCGTCTCATCGAACTTGATGGAAGCATGCCTGGGAATGACGGTACCGATGAAGATCCACCGCTTCTTATTCAGTATAAAGAAGGCAAATTTTATTGCATTGAACAGAAGAACGTATTAGCTGCACTAAAACAACGCAAAGTAAATGCTTATCCAACCATAATTATACTGAAAGAAACATCGGATTATAAAAGGTTTATGAGATACTATGAAAACGTTTTGTTTTATATTAATCATGCATGA